A single genomic interval of Alligator mississippiensis isolate rAllMis1 chromosome 15, rAllMis1, whole genome shotgun sequence harbors:
- the POP7 gene encoding ribonuclease P protein subunit p20 → MSEPPPPLPLLPATAATVPPRRRPPPHPPRSGADVYVNMQTDFGAQLGRCRRLLGGTAGGDGGGPGLAELRIHGLGLAIPRAINIALQLEAGAGGGLRLHPATSTVRLAPGSQPPPGDPDGPAPAPCARHNSAIHIRVARRQTQ, encoded by the coding sequence ATGTCAGAGCCTCCCCCACCGCTGCCGctactccctgccactgctgccactgtgcccccccgCCGCCGCCCACCCCCGCACCCGCCACGCTCTGGCGCCGACGTGTACGTGAACATGCAGACGGACTTTGGGGCTCAGCTGGGCCGGTGCCGCCGCCTGCTGGGGGGGACCgcgggaggggatggggggggaccAGGCCTGGCTGAGCTGCGCATCCACGGCCTGGGCCTTGCCATCCCCCGTGCCATCAACATCGcgctgcagctggaggcaggtgcagggggggggcTGCGCCTGCACCCCGCCACCTCCACTGTGcgcctggctcctggctcccagcccccccctgGTGACCCCGATGGCCCCGCACCTGCCCCCTGCGCCCGCCACAATTCTGCCATTCATATCCGTGTTGCCCGGCGCCAGACCCAGTGA
- the EPO gene encoding erythropoietin isoform X2: MTAPPRGHGALMGDAELDMGRLGLWTLLSMLLLMPGPVQAGAPRPMCDPRVLEMFIRETQDAEKAAAACGAACDLPDILMLPETKVNFNEWQQMSWPARVQEVWGGHTLLVTALCRARELVTEPGTRVTLERMHNVVRGVGQILRNHEAKPPPLAPPPGSPARSVLRLLGAQSNFLRGKVSLLLADACRGGGPT; the protein is encoded by the exons ATGACCGCCCCCCCCCGAGGCCATGGGGCCCTGATGGGGGATGCGGAGCTGGATATGGGGAGATTGG ggctctggactCTGCTGtcgatgctgctgctgatgccggGGCCAGTTCAGGCAGGCGCCCCCCGGCCCATGTGCGACCCCCGTGTGCTGGAGATGTTCATCCGCGAAACCCAGGATGCAGAGAAGGCAGCA gctGCCTGCGGAGCTGCgtgcgacctgccggacatcctGATGCTGCCTGAAACAAAAGTGAACTTTAATGAGTGGCAGCAAATGAGT tggCCAGCGCGGGtgcaggaggtgtgggggggtcaTACCCTCCTGGTTACTGCCCTCTGCCGTGCCCGGGAGCTGGTGACTGAGCCGGGGACACGGGTGACGCTGGAGCGGATGCACAACGTGGTGCGCGGCGTGGGCCAGATCCTGCGCAACCATGAGGCCAAG cccccacccctggccccgcccccaggcAGCCCTGCCCGCTCTGTGCTCCGCCTCCTGGGGGCTCAGTCCAACTTCCTGCGGGGCAAAGTCTCACTCTTGCTGGCCGATGCCTGCCGGGGGGGCGGACCTACGTGA
- the EPO gene encoding erythropoietin isoform X1 — MRSWIWGDWTPFTEHRENPGVRASITTHPRLQARPGGQPQHPGSRPPHSPCQRSQASGPAPEDLGLWTLLSMLLLMPGPVQAGAPRPMCDPRVLEMFIRETQDAEKAAAACGAACDLPDILMLPETKVNFNEWQQMSWPARVQEVWGGHTLLVTALCRARELVTEPGTRVTLERMHNVVRGVGQILRNHEAKPPPLAPPPGSPARSVLRLLGAQSNFLRGKVSLLLADACRGGGPT; from the exons ATGCGGAGCTGGATATGGGGAGATTGG ACCCCTTTCACAGAGCacagggagaacccaggtgtccgggcctCCATCACAACCCACCCCAGGCTCCAGGCCAGACCGGGGGGACAACCCCAGCATCCGGGCTCccgccctccccactccccctgccagaGAAGCCAGGCGTCCGGACCAGCCCCGGAAGACTTAG ggctctggactCTGCTGtcgatgctgctgctgatgccggGGCCAGTTCAGGCAGGCGCCCCCCGGCCCATGTGCGACCCCCGTGTGCTGGAGATGTTCATCCGCGAAACCCAGGATGCAGAGAAGGCAGCA gctGCCTGCGGAGCTGCgtgcgacctgccggacatcctGATGCTGCCTGAAACAAAAGTGAACTTTAATGAGTGGCAGCAAATGAGT tggCCAGCGCGGGtgcaggaggtgtgggggggtcaTACCCTCCTGGTTACTGCCCTCTGCCGTGCCCGGGAGCTGGTGACTGAGCCGGGGACACGGGTGACGCTGGAGCGGATGCACAACGTGGTGCGCGGCGTGGGCCAGATCCTGCGCAACCATGAGGCCAAG cccccacccctggccccgcccccaggcAGCCCTGCCCGCTCTGTGCTCCGCCTCCTGGGGGCTCAGTCCAACTTCCTGCGGGGCAAAGTCTCACTCTTGCTGGCCGATGCCTGCCGGGGGGGCGGACCTACGTGA